In Streptomyces sp. 71268, the DNA window GCCCCGCGCGAGCCCCACGACCAGGGCCGGCCGGGTCAGGCTCCGTACGCGCGCAGGAAGACGTCCACGGCGCTGGCCGCGACGGTGTCCGGATCGGCGGTCGGGCGGTACTCCAGCGGGCCGGTGAGCAGCGAGAGGAAGTGTTCGGCGGCCAGCTCCGGATCGCTCGCGCGCAGGTGGCCGGCGAGGGCCAGCCGGGCCAGCCGGTCGGCGAGCGCGGACCGTACGCGCAGGGCCGTGCGCTCGCGCACGCTCGCCGCCAGATCGGGGAACTGCGCGGCCTGCGCGCAGGCCAACTGCCGTACGGCCGCAGCTTCTTCGTCGGTCCAGGCGCGGAGCAGGTCGCGGGCGACGACCGTCAGCCGGTCGTGCGGGGCGCGGTCGGTGGCGGCCTCGCGCAGCCCCTCGACGACGGCCAGACACCGCGCGCCGATCCGGTCGGCGGCGGCCTCGACGGCCTCGCGGTAGAGGGTCTCCTTGTCGTGCAG includes these proteins:
- a CDS encoding TetR/AcrR family transcriptional regulator, translated to MGSEMSTGGGTAPRGRTERRQAILDGAFTVFARHGYTQACVKDIAQEARVAKPTVYNHLHDKETLYREAVEAAADRIGARCLAVVEGLREAATDRAPHDRLTVVARDLLRAWTDEEAAAVRQLACAQAAQFPDLAASVRERTALRVRSALADRLARLALAGHLRASDPELAAEHFLSLLTGPLEYRPTADPDTVAASAVDVFLRAYGA